The nucleotide window TTGGTACAACTACTATAAAATTAATTGTAACGGAAATAAAGCCGACAAAAAAATAGACCAACTGCTTTTCTAATCTAAACAATTCATTTTGCCCTTTTCTAATAACCAATTAAAAATCTGATTCCGTTCTCGAATCATTTTTTTTTATGGTGTGTACCAAAAAGAAATCATTGAAAGAATTCCAACTTTATAAATTATATGCAAAATCATTTTTAATCTCCTCCAACACAAAAGAGCTTTGCACATTCGAAATCCCTCTGATCACAGATAATTTATCGATAACAAACTTCTGATATTCATTCATGTCATTAACCGCAACTTTCAACAAAAAATCATAATTTCCTGACACGTGAAAACAGCCCGTAACTTCAGGCAGGACAAGGATATGCTGTTTAAAACCATCTATCAATTCCCTCGAATGCACCGCCAAAGTCACCTGACAATACACACTGATTGATTTTCCTATTTTTTCAGCATCCAGCAAAGCCACATAACTCTTGATGTACCTTTTCTGCTCCAGTTTTTTAATCCTCTCAAAAGTGGGCGAAACCGACAAACCAACTTTCTCGGCTATTTCTTTAGTGTTTAGTTTTGCATCCTGCTGCAAGAGCATCAATATTTTTTTGTCAATCACATCCATTTCAGAATAATTATATTGTTTCAGAAAAAAGAAACATTAAATTCAATATTAAAAAACTTTATTCGTGTTCAAATTTAGAATTATATTTTGAATTTAATTACAAATAAAGAATATTAACTCTTTAAAACTACATTTACAGTAAAATTTAACCATATGACATTCCTCTCAGAATCACTTTCAGAACAAGACAATCAGCGCTTATCCGAACTGAATCAGTACATCGAAAACGCCAGAGATAATTTCTTGGGCTATCCGGTATCCAAAGATTTTGATTATTCTGAAATCGGTCATTTTTTAAAATATCCTATAAATAATTTGGGTGATCCCTTTGAGGACTGCACTTACAAAGTACAAACCCATGAACTCGAAAGAGAAGTCGTTGGCTTTTTTGCAAAATTATTCCGCGCCAACCCGAAAGATTATTGGGGTTATGTAACCAATGGCGGTTCCGAAAGCAACTTGTACGGATTGTACCTAGCCAGAGAATTGTATCCAAAAGCTATGGTTTATTACTCCGAATCGACGCATTACAGTGTGCGTAAAAACATTCATTTGCTCAACATTCCGAGTATCGTTATCCGCTCACAAGAAAACGGTGAAATAGATTATGTCGATTTTGAAAATACTGTAAAAATGAACCGTCATAAACCAGCCATTGTTCTTACCACTTTTGGCACAACAATGAAAGAAGCCAAAGACGACGTTTCGAAAATTAGGAATATACTAAAAGGGCTCGCTATTCAAGACAGCTATATTCACTGTGACGCAGCACTATCTGGCAGTTACGGTGCTTTTATGGAACCTCGATTACCTTTTGATTTCACTGATGGTGCGGACAGTATCTCAATCAGTGGTCATAAATTCATAGGCTCTCCTATTCCTACTGGCGTTATCATCACAAAGCGCTCCAACAGAGACCGAATCTCAAAAGGAATTTCATACATCGGTTCTTTGGACACAACCATTACGGGATCCAGAAACGGACATTGTCCGTTATTTTTATGGTACACTTTAAAAAAACTTGGAGTTGAAGGTTTAAAAAAACGCTATCAACACAGCTTGGAAGTAGCCGAATATTGTGAACAGAAACTAAAAAAAATAGGTGTTCCAGCATGGAGAAATCCGAATTCAATTACGGTCGTTTTTCCAAAAACTAACGAAGAGGTTAAATCAAAATGGCAATTGGCTACCGAAGGCGACATCTCCCATATTATTTGCATGCCCAATGTAACCAAGGAACAAATTGATCTTTTTATCAATGACGTAGAAAATTGCATTGAAAGCACAGAAGAAACTATAGAATTTAAATTTTTAATATCAAAAGTGAATTCGAACTAAATCCATCTTTCTTTTTTTTAAATCTTTGTCAAAGTTTTG belongs to Flavobacterium aquiphilum and includes:
- a CDS encoding Lrp/AsnC family transcriptional regulator — its product is MDVIDKKILMLLQQDAKLNTKEIAEKVGLSVSPTFERIKKLEQKRYIKSYVALLDAEKIGKSISVYCQVTLAVHSRELIDGFKQHILVLPEVTGCFHVSGNYDFLLKVAVNDMNEYQKFVIDKLSVIRGISNVQSSFVLEEIKNDFAYNL
- a CDS encoding histidine decarboxylase; this encodes MTFLSESLSEQDNQRLSELNQYIENARDNFLGYPVSKDFDYSEIGHFLKYPINNLGDPFEDCTYKVQTHELEREVVGFFAKLFRANPKDYWGYVTNGGSESNLYGLYLARELYPKAMVYYSESTHYSVRKNIHLLNIPSIVIRSQENGEIDYVDFENTVKMNRHKPAIVLTTFGTTMKEAKDDVSKIRNILKGLAIQDSYIHCDAALSGSYGAFMEPRLPFDFTDGADSISISGHKFIGSPIPTGVIITKRSNRDRISKGISYIGSLDTTITGSRNGHCPLFLWYTLKKLGVEGLKKRYQHSLEVAEYCEQKLKKIGVPAWRNPNSITVVFPKTNEEVKSKWQLATEGDISHIICMPNVTKEQIDLFINDVENCIESTEETIEFKFLISKVNSN